DNA sequence from the Suricata suricatta isolate VVHF042 chromosome 14, meerkat_22Aug2017_6uvM2_HiC, whole genome shotgun sequence genome:
TTAGAAGTTGTTAGTCTCTTAATTATGTAGCTGGTACCCTGTCAGATACCCAGGTCCTAGAAAGGTGAATCACCTTCTGACTTTGTCTCCCTAAGGGAGATTCCCAAACCTCCAAGTCTCATATAAACGACAGTTTCAGAACAGTACAGAAGACAGAGGTGGGATGaatcaggggggaaaaaaaggaaaacttaaggGCACTTATCGTATgaccttgaagaagaaaaacagatgtgATCCCCAAGTCTCGGTTACCCTTACATAAAAccggagaaaataaaattttatttgtgagcattaaatgagaaACTGTTGTACATGCCAGGCACACAGGATTTTCGAGAATGAAGAACCTGCACTAGACATCTGTAATAAAAGGAGAACGGACAGTCGAAGAGCCTACAAGGGCGTACCTTGGACCTGATGCGGAGATGGGGGTAGGCGACAAACTCGGGTCTCTCGTGCTCTCCGTGACGCGACTTCAGGAAGACGTTCAGCATGCTCACTCCCACCCCAGGAAGAGCTACGAAGTAGGTGAGGGCCTTCCACATGCGAGCTGCAGAAGCGGGCACGACCACTCAGGCCAGGTGTGGCGCCCGCCCCGGTTCTCACCGCCCTCCCCCAAGGCCCCAAGCCAAGGTCACAGTCCTGCCCCGCCTCACTCCCCCGACGTGAGGCCCCCCCACGCCGACGGCAACTCCAGTACCTGAGCCCTCCTCGCCGTGGGCGCCAGTCGACATGGACCGCCCGAGCTGTGCCCCGGACCGACCTAGGAGCCCCGAAACCCGGGACACAGCCGCCACCGCCATTTTCATCCTGGACAGCCTCAGCGCCGGAAGCGGAAGTAGAAAACGGGCGGGGGGCGGGACCACAACCTCAATGGCTAGCACCTACTGGGCGGAGCCTTCTCGCCTTCACTGGAGGAGCCTGCGTTCTATCAAAAACCTTAGAGCCACGGATCTTGAGAGAACATGCGCTCTGCACCTTCCGTGTGCACGCCCCTCTCTCCCTACTGTCCCCACCCTGGTGAGGCTGAATGAGGCTAAGCCAGAGACGTTTATGGAGCGCGCTCTGGCATCCGGGAGCCCTGTCTTCGTTGGGAGTCCGTAGACAGTAACTGGAGGTTCTGAGCTCAGAACACCCCATCTCAAATGCCATTCCGGTCCTTCCCCGTTCTGTGACGTCGTTTTTTTCCATCTCACTGGACATAATAGTCATCGTCATCATTATTTGTCTGTCTTGCCTACTAGAATATGAACTCCATGGTGCCAGAGTTTGCCACCGCAGTATTCCCAGAGCCTGGCATCATACCTGGAACGGAGCAAGTGCTCAATAcaaatttgctgaatgaatgagtagtaACGGGAAACAGAAGGAACCCTGGAATTGGTGCCAGAAGATTGGATTCTAATCCTGCCTCAACATCTTTAATTGTGGGCTTCTTTAGTCATGTTAACCATCTCTCCCTTGAAACTCTGGAAACAAAAAATCGGCATCAGTTTTGTCTCTAgaacccccttcccccacttcttccttcccttttcttctacTCATctaaaagcagttttaaaaataaaagttaaaataacaataatagggGAGAAGGCAATGTAAAGactgaggcagagactggagtgatgtggccacaagagaaagccagcaaccaccagaagctagaagacaCATGGAATGGATTTTTCTCTGTAGAGGCAGTTCAGAGGGATCGTGGCCCTGCTAACAcgttgattttggacttctggcctccagaactgtgagagaataaacggggttttttaagggaagaaaaaaaaaaccccaaaaagataTTAAGATAAAGTGAAAGTAAACCTTTGGATCATAGGCCCTTTggagaatataatgaaaattatgaaCCCTTTCTGCCAAAAAATGCACCTGGTCGTAAGCACACAATGTTGGGGGACGAAGGTACTATAAAGTGCACCTGGAGACCCCCCTAACAGGCCTTGTGTCACAGGTTAAAATCCCCTGAATAGGGGAACAAACAGGGACTCTGGTGTGGGATGACTgaattcacattttgttttcatcctttacagccatgtgaccttgggcaaataagataaaatgaatgCGGTAAGCCTGTGCAGTTTCATGAAGACAAAAATTTAGGATCGTGTTACTAGAGCATCACAACCTGATCTACCATTAGATCTTTCTCTGAGTAGCCAGGGTTTTTATAAACTATGGTACACCATATGATAACATCAGGATCATCAAATCCCTAGGCATTCTCAAACACAGCCAGAGGGTATATGAGGCCCCATAGTGTGGCCATGAGAAGGGTCCACACTCAAGGGTCAGGAAATCTTTGATCTGCCACCAgctgtttcctcttctctgaaatgGGAAGGTAATacccatttattcatccatttatccaataaatatttatcagaacCCAGCTCCACCTTGGGAAGTTACTCAACTTCCATCCATAACAATGagatttcatttaataaacattaactaaGGGaacctactacgtgccaggcatGAGCAGTAGTACAAACCAGGTGTAAGATCTCTCATGTAACTTACATTCTAGTGGTGGAGAAAGGATTAcatgaaaaatatctgaaatatattaaaaattcaacacGTATTCATTTTCTCATAGGGTTTTCATACACTTTGCAGTGTGGTACTGCTAAGTAAAGATTCTATCATAGGCTTTGCTCACAGCACACACTTAGGTCTGATGCTTCTGATCTTATTGCCTGGTAAGCTCAACATTTCTAAAGCCTCAGATGACTGAGTTTAGACAGCCCAGGAAACAAAAATCATCAATACAaagaatagctaacatttattgaacatttattttgtgcCCATATCCATTGTTGATAAGCACTTTACACAAGTTGTCTTCCCTCCCTCACTTAAGTGAACACTTTGgagtcatctttttttaaatgtttatttttggagagagagagcatgagttggggaggggcagagagagagggggacagaggatccaaagcagactctgtgctgacaacagagagccagatgcagggctcaaactcacaaaccgcaagatcgtgacctgagccagagtcagacgctcaactgactgagccacccagtcaccccttatCTTTaactcctcttctctctctctctctctctctctctctctctctctctctctcagtctctctcactcacacacacacacacacacacacacacacactttatatcCAATTCatcaacaaatctttttttttaatgttttatttatttttgatacagagagagacagagcatgagagggggagaggcagagagagaaggacacagaactggaagcaggctccaggctctgagccagctgtcagcacagagcctgacgcggggctcgaacccacgaacgtgagatctgacctgagccgaagttggagccttaaccgactgagccacccaggcgcccccatcaacAAATCTTACCAGCTCTTTCAGGCATATCCAGAGTCTCACCAATTCCTACTGCCCACTGCTACTAATTTGATGGAAGATGTTTTCATCTTTCACCTGGACAACTGCAACAGCCTCCTAGCTGGCTCTCTGCTACCTAGTCCTCATCTATTCTCTACATGGCAGTCAGAGGATCCTTTAAAACAGCTCATCTTCCTCCTTGGCTCAAAATCCTCCCATGGCTCCCATCTCAGAGTAAATACCACAATCCTTAGAGTAGGATACCAGGTCCTACACACCCTGACCCTGGCCACCACTCTCCCATCATCCTTTCTATTTTCCCCTTTGCCCATTTCACTCCAGTTACATACGCCTTCTTGCCTTCCCTTGAACACGCCATACATGCTTCTTCCTCAGGACTTTTGCACATGCTCATTTCTCTGCCTGGAAGAGTTTTCTCCTTGATGACCCCATGAATTGCTTCCTTATTTCACTCAAGGATGTGCTCAGAAGTCAGCTTATCAGAAAGGCCTTCCCAGACCACCCTGAAGTGAAATAACTCCTTCCCACTCTGACACTCCATCCTCCTTAGTGTACCTTCATGGCACTTACCATCATCTGATgtatcaaatatttgttgatttattgTCAGCGTTCCTTCACCAAACACCATGGGGCAGGGACTATGTTTTGTTCACCAGTATGACCCTAGCACTTGGCACATGATAGGCACTCACTGAATTAATCCCAACCAAGAATCTATGAATTAAATACTATTTTACCCACTCTTCATGTAAGTAAACCAAGATTCTGGGAGGTGCAGGAAATTGCCCAAAGTCAGAAATCTTTAGGCAAGTGGTGGACCCAGGCAGTCTGGGACTCATGCCAGTTCTTCTAACCTCAAAGCCATACAGGCTTTGCTTTAAGTAGAATGATATCAACTCCAAGAGGTCACCCTGTCAAGTTCATGCTGATCTGATGCTCTGAAAAGGGATCAGCAAGAAAAGGAATAGCTATTTGATTTCTGACCTCAGTGggttgggaaagaaaaatatttcacatcGTGGGGTCCTTGAGAATGGACAGAACCATCAAATGTGTCCTTGGGGTACTGGACTGGCAGTTCCCAGCCTGTGCTGCCTCTCGCAGTGACCCCCAGGGCACCAGGCCTCTCTACACAGGGAGCCTCTCCAAGGCCATGGCCAGCCAGGCCCGGATTTGACGTCATCCTCTCTGGCAGCTGGTGATGTTTATGCCCATGTTGAAGCCACTAAGGTCATTGATGCTCTATTTCCTTAAAGCAGGGAGCTGGCAGGTGGGTACCTTGATAGCAGGGGCAGCTGCTGATGGGGGAGCATTGTTGTAAGAATGGGAGAGGTTCCCTAGCCAAGGACAGGGCTTCCTTAGGGGAATGGTTATCTAGGGGTATCATGCCtgctattcctttaaaaaaattttttaaatgttttatttatttttgagagagagacagcatgagcaggggaaggtcagagagagagggcgacacagaatctgaagacaggctccaggctctgagctaactgtcagcacagagcccagcacggggctcaaacccgcaaaccatgagaccatgacctgagccaaagtcagacgcttaaccaactgagccacccaggtgtccgaCCTGCCTGCTACTCCTAATGTGATGTTTCCCATTTAAAAGTACCTCCAGTTCCTggaccaataaatatttgtctgcTAAGAGACTAATCCGAGGAAGTCACTGAGACATTTTTCCAAGCACACTGCAGGGGAAGCTAGGGTGTTCTGATCACCACTTCCATCTTCTGAATAGCTTCTCtgagatgttcagcatcattaattcatttaattaggGTCTCAACTGAGTCCCTGGACTGGGGTGATGGCAGTGACCCTCATGGAACATCCAGTCTAGAGGGAGAGACTGATAAGTAAACAGTTACTACTATTTACCATACTATTACAGTGTGATGGGGTCTACAGTGAGAGGCAGTGTAGCATGGGCTTTGGTGTCAAGTTCAAGTTAGGGTTacggttagggttagggttagggttagggttaggcaCAGAGTGAATGCTCAAAAATTTGTAGGAGGTGGCATCTACGTCATGGCTCCTTCCCAAATAAATAATAGTGAGTCAGGGACAAATTTGGGTTGGGAGGGAGATAAGAATTCTTCAGGCAGACATCACCACTGAGAAAAGATATGGGTACTGTATCCAGCAGGATTCCAAACAATGCCTTAAGGCTGGAagtgtggagggagggagcaggaacTTAAATGGTCCTCAGGCTCCGGTGAGTTAAGATTTTATCTGATgctggggctcttgggtggctcagtcggttaagcctgctgcttgggctcaggtcgtgatctcatgtttgtgggtttgagccccgcattgggctctgtactgatagctcacagcctggagcctgcttcctattctgtgtcttcctctctctgtgcccctcccccctcatgctctgtctctctctgtatcaaaaataaataataaaacattaaaaaaaaatttatctgcCAGCTACTGAGAAGACTCGGTTTTAAGCAAGGAGAGAGATGATCAGCTTTGCAATTTAGAAAGATcgtggcttccatataacacccagtgcttctccccacaagtgttatatggaaaccaatttgacaataagctactaaaaaaaagaaaaaaaaagagtcattgGAGTCACTGAAAGTGCTTGCAAAGGCCAAAGCTAAAAACACTGAGCAAATAAATAGTAGCAGATTATATCTCAAAGTACAAATAAATATCTCTGTGACTATACTGAAAAacgaaaaagaaagagagatcgTGGCTGTAGTGCACTGAGAGGTTCACACGGGGGACTGGCTGTGGAAGTCTGTTTCTTTGGGGCAGATAAAGCAGGCAGAATAGTGCAGCTTGCAGGTTAGAGCACTGGGTTCAGGGCCCCTCAGCCTCCTGGGTTGACCCTCTTGGCGtctctcactttccttttctgtgtctcagtttcttcatctcagAATGAAGACGATACTAGTACCTACCTCCTATGGTTTTGGGGGGTACTGAATGGGACAATGTGTGTAAAAAAATctcagggggcacttgggtggctcagtcggttaagtgaccaattcttggttttatctcagcatttgtgggtttgagccccacatcaggctccgtattgatggtgcagagcttacttaggattctcattctctttctctctcactctctctctcccccactctctctctctctgcccctccccgctcacgctctttttctcaaaataaataaataaacttaaaaaaactcagCACCTTCCTCAAAAAATAGtcatttgtattatattattattattaaccttCCACTGTTAAAAGCAAAGCTAGTGTATGTTATATGAAACATCTCAAAAAAAGCTGTTGAACACAAAACAGCAGgctataaaatattatgaaatgtgtgtttccagggctcctgggtggctcagtcggttaagcatctgactttagttcaggtcataatctcaaggtttgtgggtttgagccctgagtcaggttctgtctctctttttctctgcccctcccccactcgggctctgtctcaaaaataaacatcaaaagcattaaaaaaaaaaaaagaaatgtgtgtttcGGTTTTTTGGTAAAATGCACAAAATTACTGTAAGGATTTTTAACTCATATGTTAACAGAAGTAATGTCTGggtattcatttacttttaaaatttactacaattaatatatattacttgtgttttaaaaaaaaggctttcGCCAAAAAGCAGATGACGAAGTTGCTACCAGCACTTCTGTTGCTGGTATTCATCCAATCAGACTGTAAACCCCCTGAGGACAGGGACCCCTACGCCTGGTTCGGAAGAGGCGCTGAACAAACATTGCCACAAAGGGGACTGGACGGGGGCTTCTCTGGCACCCGCGTCTGCAGTACCGCTCTCTTCCTGTGGGTGGCAGGCTCCGCATGTGCGGGCACCGCCCACGAGTCTGGCAGATGTGCCTGCGACCTTCAACGTGGCTGTTGGTCTCAGGATCCTCGAAGGAgagaggggtgtggggtgggaagCTGGGAGAAGGATAGAGGGCGCCCGCCCGAGCCTCAGGACTCCTTCTTTGGGCCTTGCCTCAGAAAcgttctctgcttcttccctggatttgaacaaaaagaaaaaacttcactTCCTAGAGAATGTCCCCACCTCTCCCAATTCACTTCTTactggagggcagagaggagagactaAAAGGCCCCCTGGCtccgggggtggggagagagaacgAGAAATCATTCTGAAAATCTTCATCTTCATAACTCATCACATGGTGCTGCACTTGGCATTGACTAACTGTCCCCACCCAGTAGCTCTTTGATCTTAGGAGGGAGGTGTGTTAGCATCCCCATTTTGCAGTGGAGAGCCATTGTGGCTTAGAGAGGTAGTGCTCACTTAGGGATGCAGACCTCAGTGTTTGATTCCAGCCCCTTCCCTTGACCCACCTCTGTGTGTCAAACTGAGATTGCCCTTGGAGTGGATGTGTGCCCATTTAACTTAAATGATTAATACTAATAGCATCTATTTAGCTAATCCTTACTGCAATTCTTCCAGTAACCCATAAAATAAGAagtactattatccccattttacagatgaggaaaccgggcctcagagaagcaaaaaaaatggACACAACTAAAGACAAGCTtgacagagctaggattcaaatgCATGGCTGTCTGACTCCCATCTTTGCATTCaaccaatacattttttaaaaagtaagctctatacccaacatggggcttgaactcacaaccctgagatcaagagttgcacgccccactgactgagccagccaggcatcccccagtacatgctttttttttcttaataaactaTTTAGGTATTGAAATATTAAATAGGTAATACACCTACATGGCTCAaattataataagtaaataaatagatagataaatagaaaagCCACCTCCCATCCCTGTCCTCCAGCCACCCAGTCTCACTACAAAGAAGGTTAGCATACTAAAGATTGCTGATGAATCTTCTAGAGATATTCTGTGCATAAACGATCACCTATTTTACTGCTTCTTACACACTCgccactgattttcttttttttttttaactgagctgaggacttcttttttttttttttacatttatttattttttgagagatagagtgagacagagcatgagtggggagggtcagagagaggagacacagaatctgaagcaggctctaggctctgagcaagcattcagcacagaacccgatgcagggctcgaacccactaactgtgagatcatgacctgagccggagtcagacactcaaccaactgagccattcaggtgcccctcgcCACTGATTTTCTACAATTCAGGAAGGACCAAGTCCTCTTCTTCTAGAACAGAGCGGGAGTCCTCTGATAGGCACGTAGAACCACCCACTTTCTGTCTCAACTGCGTAGGTCTTCTCCAAGCTCCATATCATGTGTCCTCTTCCCAGCCTCTTGTCTCCAGCTTCTCGCCAACTGCTCCATCTCTTGTGATCTCTTTGCCCTTTGAGACTCCCCAGCCAGAATCCATCCCCGCTCCTTCTTTGCCCCTAGAAGCCCAGCCGGCATCCCTCTCCTTGCACATTTCATTATACCTCGTGTGATGGATGGTCCTCTCCCTGCCTGGCTCTCCTGCTAGGTTATTAATTTCAGGCATCTCGTCATCGGTTAGGTAGCCTGATAACAGCGCCACCATCCATGTTGTCCTCGTGCTAACAAAGTAGGGATCAGTCTTTCTCCTTTATCCTTGCATCCAGCCAACCACCAACTGTGTTTTACGTTTGAAATGTCTCATTGTCTCCATCCCTCTGCTTTGGTCATGGCCACTGTCCTTTCTCCCCTGGACTATTTCAGTAGCCTCCAAGCTGATCTCTGCCTTTACAGCTTCACTGCCCCCAGTCTATTCTCGTAGCAGCCAGGGTAACCCTTCTGAAGTGCAACTCTGATTGGACCACTGCCCCACTTTGCCACCCTTCAATGGCTTCCTGTTCCCTTAGTTTAAAACCCTTATTCTGACCTCCACCATCCTGAAGCATACAATCACTGCCCATCTCCACTATTTTCACAAAGGGCACCTCATTCATCCTCTGAGCtagctttctttctatttctgttttctgtttttatttccaaccccagggcctttgcccatgctcttccctctgccaggaGTACTCTTTCCACGCCCCATCTCCCTAACTTCAAGTAGCCCGGAGGCTCCGTGACAGCAGAAACCTTACTCCTGTATCCCAACAGCAAATATAGTGcttaatcaatattttttaaacaaagtgatTCTGCTTTCAATTTCAACACAGCTTTTACTCTCTACCACGCAATATAAcgtcatatttctgttttcatctgaCAACTTCCTACACTCCGCAGCCATAGCCTAAACTCTAGCCAGCCAATTGCCACACCCCTGTGTCTGCATTTCCCATGACAGGCAGCATGGTAGCAAATactaattgttctaaatttttttataccttgtagattttattattattattttgctgtcGTTCTTCTTCTAATGACAAAACAAATATGCCTGTCATAAAAACTTcagacagaaataaatgagaaggtAGAGTCCCCCATGAGCCCACCCTTTAGAGCTATTGTTTGATTTAAATGACACCTATAACCTTGTTTCTATTTTTAGCCtttgcaggggaggaagagaagggagcctGACCTGCTCATGGTCAGTTCCTCTCAATTTCTACCCTGCTCTGGCTCCCCCTGTATGCACACAGCATTGTTCCTGACATTATCTGCGTTGAAATTGGCAGACATTTAGTACAAGTGACTATGGTGGAGAGGTCTACCTAAACCTCACCtgtgagggctcctgggtggctcattggttgagctactgacttcagctcaggtcatgatctcgcggttcatgggttcgagccccacattgggctttgcactgacagtgcgtggagcctgctttggattctctgtctccctctctctctgctcctccccacctcaaaagtaagtaaatgtaaaaaaattaaaaataaataaaataaacctcacCTGTGATGGGGGCCGTTCTCCCACTTTAGTCAGACTCTAAGTCTCTATTCAAATTTGTGAACATTGAATGAACTCGAATCCTGCTGCAAAGTGGCAAAATTAAAGTACTTGATAAAATTCCTGGTCTTATTGAACCCAGGTTCGTATCTTGCCTTCATCACTCGCGTGTCACACTCCAGCTGCTTGGCCTTCTGTTCCTTGAACAAGCCAACCTcatcctacctcagggcctttgcaatTGCTGTGCCCTCTGCCAGCAACCTCTTCCCAGCTTGTCACAGGGGGTGCCTCCCCTTAAATACCAGCCTTCCAGGAGAGCCCTTGCCTGGTCACTTTCTCTAAAGGATTCCCTTTGTCTTTATcacaagaatcttttttttttttctaaaggaaaattttaagcttttattccttaaggtttatttacttttgagagagagcgggagaaaggcagagagagagagagacacacacacacagaatccaaagcaggctccaggctctgagctgttagcacagagccccaagcagggctcaaactcatgaactgcaagatcatgacctgagctgaagtcagacactcaaccaactaagccacccggcaccccttaagctttctttttaagtgtatatatttattttgagagagacagagagtgcgaaagtgagggaggggtagagagagggagaatccctagcagactctgcatgatcagcacagagcctaatgaggggctctgaaactgtgagatcatgacctgagccgaaatcaagagtcgcacatttaaggggctgagccacccaggcgcgcaatttttatttaagtttatttatttaagtgatctctacacccaacatggggcttgaactcataacccaaGATTAAGAGCCTCACACTCTTCtggctgagccagcaggtgccccgcAAGCATCATCTCTCTAATAGCACAAATCGTAAtctgtttatttagtttggtTTGCTCTTCATCTCTTTCATTAGCGTGTAAGTTCTATGAAGGCATTTAATGTCTCTTGTTGTGTCCCTAACACTTTGCACTGTTC
Encoded proteins:
- the LOC115277757 gene encoding cytochrome c oxidase subunit 6A1, mitochondrial, which translates into the protein MKMAVAAVSRVSGLLGRSGAQLGRSMSTGAHGEEGSARMWKALTYFVALPGVGVSMLNVFLKSRHGEHERPEFVAYPHLRIRSKPFPWGDGNHTLFHNPHVNPLPTGYEDE